One Geitlerinema sp. PCC 9228 genomic window, TGGAAGCACTCACCGACCACTGCCGGCAGTGCCACCGCTGCGAGTTGGGCAGCCATCGCACCCAAGTGGTCATCGAACGGGGGAATCCCCAAGCTTCCTTGATGATTGTGGGAGAAGGTCCCGGACAGCAGGAGGACGAACAGGGATTGCCTTTTGTGGGCAAATCCGGACAGCTGTTGGATAAAATTTTAGCTTCCGTACAGCTCGATTGCCATCGGGATGTTTATATTTGCAACGTGGTGAAATGCCGACCGCCCAACAATCGAGTTCCCTCCACAACAGAAATGAATGCTTGCAAGCCTTACTTGCTGGAGCAAATTCGCTTGGTAGACCCAAAAGTTATCTTGCTGGCGGGTGCCACAGCGGTGAAAGGGGTCATCGGTGACAAGCGGGGGATTACCAAAATTCGCGGTCAGTGGATGCAGTGGGAAGGACGTTTGTGCATGCCTATTTTTCACCCGGCTTATTTGCTGCGCCATCCTTCCCGGGAAAAAGGTAAACCCAAATGGCTGATGTGGCAGGATATTCAAGCGGTACGGGAAAAGCTAGACCACCTACAAGCAATTGGCGAAACCGCAGAAAGCTAGTAGCGGCAACGATCGCGCAACCAAAGGCGAATCGCTTCGGCGATCGCACTGTGGCTGGTGTTGCGAACTGGTGTTAAATTGGAGGATTCCTGGGACAGGCCACCGGTACGGGAAAACATGACAATCAACCGCCAGCCGTTGGAGGTGGGCGCTAAAAATGCCCAGTG contains:
- a CDS encoding uracil-DNA glycosylase; the protein is MSSDDQLNLFNAPSSEVSAHTDSVSRELIPTDANVPIPAGTYANLEALTDHCRQCHRCELGSHRTQVVIERGNPQASLMIVGEGPGQQEDEQGLPFVGKSGQLLDKILASVQLDCHRDVYICNVVKCRPPNNRVPSTTEMNACKPYLLEQIRLVDPKVILLAGATAVKGVIGDKRGITKIRGQWMQWEGRLCMPIFHPAYLLRHPSREKGKPKWLMWQDIQAVREKLDHLQAIGETAES